Proteins encoded in a region of the Bacilli bacterium genome:
- a CDS encoding MerR family transcriptional regulator yields the protein MSYRKRKVIPIGTVSELTGLSVRQIRYYEERKLVIPERTKGGTRKYSFEDVDALADIADKMEDGLHTFEIRKMWEREKEREAINQEQAKKEMLRGQLNAHFNMHRLSDRT from the coding sequence ATGTCATACCGCAAGCGAAAAGTGATTCCAATCGGCACAGTAAGCGAGTTGACCGGCCTCTCCGTACGCCAAATTCGCTATTATGAAGAACGAAAGCTGGTTATCCCGGAGCGGACAAAAGGCGGCACGCGCAAGTATTCATTTGAAGATGTCGATGCTTTGGCGGATATTGCCGATAAAATGGAAGACGGGCTGCACACGTTTGAAATCAGGAAAATGTGGGAAAGAGAAAAAGAAAGGGAAGCGATCAATCAGGAGCAGGCCAAGAAGGAAATGTTGCGCGGGCAACTGAACGCGCATTTCAATATGCATCGGCTTTCCGACCGCACTTGA
- a CDS encoding LL-diaminopimelate aminotransferase, whose amino-acid sequence MGDNHFIQQLFADRIGGPRFGLGTDIYKFEKIKRAKRAALAAHPGVELIDLGVGEPDERADDTVVQILAQEAAKRENRFYADNGIADFKVAAAAYMKQVFGVDGIDAETEVNHAIGSKSALSILPYCFINPGDITIMPSPCYPILGTHTKYLGGEVVSLPINQENRFLPDLFSLADDVKKRAKLLYLNYPNNPTGASATRDYFARVVAFAKQHQIIVVHDAAYAALVFDGEEPLSFLSVPGAKDVCIELHSLSKSFNMTGWRIGFVVGNPLLVKAFATVKDNVDSGQFIAIQKAAAYALGHPELTARISEKYSRRHDMLVSVLRKFGFQATKPKGSFFLYTNAPKGIEGGQEFPTAEAFSQYLILEKLISTVPWDDAGRCIRFSVTFEADGEEEERRVMAEIERRLSGVKFVF is encoded by the coding sequence ATGGGAGACAATCATTTTATCCAACAGCTTTTTGCGGACAGGATTGGCGGACCAAGGTTCGGTCTTGGCACCGATATCTATAAATTTGAAAAAATCAAAAGAGCGAAACGGGCGGCGCTTGCCGCCCATCCTGGTGTTGAGCTCATCGATTTGGGCGTGGGCGAACCGGATGAACGGGCGGACGACACCGTCGTGCAAATTTTGGCGCAGGAAGCGGCGAAACGGGAGAACCGGTTTTATGCCGATAACGGCATCGCCGATTTTAAAGTGGCTGCTGCCGCTTACATGAAGCAAGTGTTTGGCGTCGACGGCATCGATGCGGAAACGGAAGTCAACCACGCCATCGGCTCCAAGTCGGCTTTATCCATTTTGCCGTATTGCTTTATCAACCCCGGCGATATTACGATTATGCCGAGCCCTTGCTATCCGATTTTAGGCACGCATACGAAATATTTGGGCGGCGAAGTCGTTTCCTTGCCGATCAATCAGGAAAACCGTTTTTTGCCCGATCTGTTTTCGCTTGCGGATGATGTGAAAAAGCGGGCGAAGTTGTTATATTTGAATTATCCGAACAACCCGACCGGCGCGTCCGCGACGCGCGACTACTTTGCCCGGGTTGTCGCTTTCGCCAAACAGCACCAAATCATCGTCGTGCACGATGCGGCTTACGCCGCTCTTGTTTTCGACGGAGAAGAGCCGCTCAGCTTTTTATCCGTTCCGGGGGCAAAAGATGTTTGCATCGAACTTCATTCCCTCTCCAAATCATTCAACATGACGGGCTGGCGGATCGGGTTTGTCGTCGGCAACCCGCTTTTGGTAAAAGCGTTCGCAACCGTTAAGGACAATGTCGATTCCGGGCAGTTTATCGCGATTCAGAAAGCTGCCGCGTATGCGCTCGGACACCCGGAATTGACCGCCCGCATCAGCGAAAAATATTCGCGGCGGCATGACATGCTGGTTTCGGTTTTGCGAAAATTCGGCTTCCAGGCGACCAAGCCCAAAGGTTCGTTTTTCCTGTATACGAACGCGCCGAAAGGAATCGAAGGCGGCCAGGAATTTCCGACGGCGGAGGCTTTCAGCCAGTATTTGATTTTGGAAAAACTGATTTCCACAGTGCCGTGGGATGACGCCGGCAGGTGCATCCGGTTTTCCGTTACGTTCGAAGCCGACGGCGAGGAAGAGGAACGGCGGGTAATGGCGGAGATCGAACGGCGGCTCTCCGGCGTAAAATTCGTATTTTAA
- the glnA gene encoding type I glutamate--ammonia ligase: protein MAAKNYTAEDILRMAKEQNVRFIRLQFTDLLGAIKNVEIPLSQLPKALENKMMFDGSSIEGFVRIEESDMYLYPELNTWMIFPWTTGEGKVARLICDIYNPDGTPFAGDPRNQLKKMLKEAENLGFTAMNVGPEPEFFLFKTDEKGLPTLEVNDQGGYFDLAPTDLGENCRRDIVLTLEEMGFEIEASHHEVAIGQHEIDFKYANAVEAADNIQTFKLVVKNIARAHGLHATFMPKPLFGVNGSGMHCHQSLFKGKENAFYDEKDELGLSEVAKQYMAGVLAHARAFAAITNPTVNSYKRLVPGYEAPCYVAWSAKNRSPLIRVPASRGLSTRIECRNPDPAANPYLALAVMLAAGLDGIRNKMKLCPPTNQNIYVMTEAERKKHGVANLPASLGDAIMELKKDKVIADALGEHILTHFIEAKEIEWDMFRLQVHPWEREQYLCAY from the coding sequence ATGGCCGCAAAAAACTACACCGCAGAAGACATTCTTCGCATGGCGAAGGAACAAAATGTCAGATTTATCCGATTGCAATTCACCGATTTGCTGGGCGCCATTAAAAACGTGGAAATTCCGCTCAGCCAATTGCCGAAAGCGTTGGAAAACAAAATGATGTTTGACGGTTCTTCGATTGAGGGGTTTGTTCGCATCGAAGAATCCGATATGTACTTATACCCGGAATTGAATACATGGATGATTTTTCCGTGGACAACCGGCGAAGGCAAAGTAGCCCGCTTGATCTGCGATATATACAACCCTGACGGCACCCCGTTTGCCGGAGATCCCCGCAATCAGTTGAAAAAAATGCTGAAAGAGGCGGAAAATCTTGGGTTTACCGCGATGAATGTCGGACCCGAGCCGGAATTTTTCTTGTTCAAAACGGATGAAAAAGGTTTGCCCACCCTGGAAGTAAACGACCAGGGCGGCTATTTCGACCTGGCGCCGACGGACCTTGGGGAAAATTGCCGCCGCGACATCGTATTGACCCTGGAAGAAATGGGCTTCGAAATCGAAGCGTCACATCATGAAGTGGCCATTGGCCAGCACGAAATCGATTTTAAATACGCCAACGCGGTGGAAGCCGCCGACAACATCCAGACTTTCAAGCTGGTCGTGAAAAACATAGCCCGCGCGCACGGGCTGCACGCAACCTTTATGCCGAAACCGCTGTTCGGCGTTAACGGTTCGGGCATGCATTGCCATCAATCGTTGTTCAAAGGCAAGGAAAACGCCTTTTATGACGAGAAAGACGAACTGGGCTTAAGCGAAGTGGCCAAACAATATATGGCCGGCGTTCTGGCGCATGCGCGCGCCTTCGCCGCAATTACGAACCCGACCGTCAATTCGTATAAACGCCTTGTTCCCGGTTATGAAGCGCCTTGCTATGTGGCTTGGTCGGCCAAAAACAGAAGCCCGCTGATCCGCGTGCCGGCAAGCAGAGGCTTGAGCACCCGGATCGAATGCCGCAATCCGGACCCGGCGGCAAACCCGTATTTGGCTCTGGCCGTCATGCTTGCGGCAGGCCTCGATGGAATTCGCAACAAGATGAAGCTTTGCCCTCCGACCAATCAAAACATCTATGTCATGACGGAAGCGGAACGCAAAAAACATGGCGTTGCCAATTTGCCCGCTTCGTTGGGAGATGCTATCATGGAATTGAAGAAGGACAAGGTAATTGCGGACGCGCTGGGAGAGCATATTCTGACGCATTTTATCGAAGCCAAAGAAATCGAATGGGATATGTTCCGGCTGCAGGTCCATCCTTGGGAACGGGAACAGTATTTGTGCGCATATTAA
- the dapF gene encoding diaminopimelate epimerase → MHGLGNNYIFVNEFAESLPEEELSEIAIRVANVNTGIGSDGLILIGPSRTAAFRMRIFNADGSEGKNCGNGLRCVAKYVVDRNMIATTSFSIETLGGIVNVDAVRGENGKVREVTVDMGEPRLRKRDLPMLGEPDSTTIDEPHEINGHQYRMTAVSMGNPHAVMFVSDVNQVAVAEIGPRIETCALFPERVNVEFIAVKNRREIDFRVWERGSGITQACGTGACAAVVSGVLNGKLDKGVPVTVHLLGGDLAITWGEDGHIYMLGPAETVAVGEFLL, encoded by the coding sequence ATGCATGGGCTTGGCAACAACTATATATTCGTCAACGAGTTTGCGGAAAGCTTGCCGGAAGAAGAGCTGAGTGAGATCGCCATTCGCGTGGCCAATGTCAATACCGGCATCGGCTCGGACGGCTTGATCCTGATCGGACCGTCGCGGACGGCGGCTTTCCGGATGCGGATTTTTAATGCGGACGGTTCCGAAGGAAAAAACTGCGGGAACGGATTGCGCTGTGTCGCCAAATACGTCGTCGATCGCAACATGATCGCGACGACTTCTTTCTCCATCGAAACGTTAGGCGGCATCGTGAATGTCGACGCGGTGCGGGGGGAAAACGGAAAAGTGCGGGAAGTTACGGTGGACATGGGCGAACCCCGCTTGCGCAAACGCGATCTCCCGATGCTGGGTGAACCGGACAGCACGACAATCGATGAGCCGCACGAAATCAACGGGCATCAATACCGCATGACGGCGGTCTCGATGGGGAACCCCCATGCGGTCATGTTTGTTTCCGACGTCAATCAGGTTGCCGTGGCGGAAATCGGCCCGCGGATTGAAACGTGCGCGCTTTTTCCCGAACGGGTTAACGTCGAATTTATCGCGGTGAAAAACCGCCGGGAAATCGATTTCCGCGTTTGGGAACGGGGCTCCGGCATCACGCAGGCATGCGGCACCGGCGCTTGCGCCGCCGTGGTGTCCGGCGTATTGAATGGCAAGCTGGACAAAGGCGTGCCCGTTACCGTCCATTTGCTCGGCGGGGATTTGGCGATCACCTGGGGCGAGGACGGGCACATTTATATGCTGGGCCCGGCGGAAACGGTTGCCGTAGGCGAATTTTTGCTGTAA
- the pyrR gene encoding bifunctional pyr operon transcriptional regulator/uracil phosphoribosyltransferase PyrR, with protein MSDHILMDETAIRRALTRIAHEILEKNKGVDNVALIGIRTRGIYLARRIAGLISAIEGVLVPAGELDVTPYRDDVVQNRAAATSVSALPFAVQGKKIILFDDVLYTGRTVRAAMDALIDQGRPAQIQLAVLVDRGHRELPIRPDYIGKNIPTSKQETIEVRLREFDGADGVVILQKKGVGG; from the coding sequence ATGTCCGATCATATTTTGATGGACGAAACGGCGATTCGCCGCGCTTTGACCAGAATTGCCCATGAGATTTTGGAAAAAAACAAAGGCGTGGACAATGTCGCGCTAATCGGCATTCGCACAAGGGGAATTTATCTTGCGCGCCGCATCGCCGGGTTGATTTCGGCCATCGAAGGCGTTTTGGTCCCGGCCGGGGAACTCGATGTCACTCCTTACCGCGACGACGTCGTGCAAAATCGCGCCGCCGCAACGAGCGTTAGCGCGCTGCCGTTTGCCGTGCAAGGCAAAAAAATCATTCTATTCGATGATGTGCTGTATACCGGCAGAACGGTCCGCGCCGCAATGGACGCGCTGATCGACCAGGGGCGGCCGGCGCAAATCCAATTGGCGGTGCTGGTTGACCGCGGACACAGGGAGTTGCCGATCAGGCCCGATTACATCGGGAAAAATATACCGACTTCGAAGCAGGAAACCATTGAAGTGCGTTTGCGGGAATTTGACGGAGCCGACGGTGTTGTCATCTTGCAGAAAAAGGGCGTGGGGGGCTAA
- a CDS encoding aspartate carbamoyltransferase catalytic subunit yields the protein MRTQTNIANRELLGLKGVSAEEINRILERAAYWEHHPERMHKLLQGKFIANLFFENSTRTRMSFEVAEKRLGAEVFNFIASISSVQKGESIYDTIRTLESMGVDAAVVRLTPNGLLHDLARKIKAPIINAGDGSNEHPTQALLDLYTMKKEFGEIRDLTVAIIGDIAHSRVARSNLWGLSAMGAKVRLCAPDNMRAPELAEFAPYVPIEEALQADVVMMLRVQLERHERGLIGSAEHYRKQYGLTEERAARLKPHTIIMHPAPVNRNVEIDDAVVECPQSRIFTQVANGVPVRMAVIERALV from the coding sequence ATGCGGACACAAACGAATATCGCAAACAGGGAATTGCTTGGTTTGAAGGGCGTCAGCGCGGAAGAAATAAACCGGATATTGGAGCGCGCCGCATATTGGGAACATCATCCGGAACGCATGCACAAATTGCTGCAGGGAAAATTTATCGCCAATCTGTTTTTTGAAAACAGCACGCGGACGCGCATGTCGTTTGAAGTGGCGGAAAAACGTCTCGGCGCGGAAGTGTTTAATTTTATCGCCTCGATTTCGAGCGTGCAAAAGGGCGAATCCATCTATGATACGATCCGCACTCTGGAATCGATGGGAGTGGACGCGGCGGTCGTCAGGCTGACGCCGAACGGTTTGTTGCATGATTTGGCGCGTAAAATCAAAGCGCCGATTATCAACGCCGGCGACGGCAGCAACGAACACCCGACGCAGGCGCTGTTGGATCTGTACACCATGAAAAAAGAATTCGGCGAAATTCGCGACTTAACCGTCGCGATCATCGGCGACATCGCGCACAGCCGCGTCGCCCGCTCCAATCTTTGGGGGCTTTCCGCCATGGGGGCGAAAGTTAGGCTGTGCGCGCCGGACAATATGCGGGCGCCCGAGTTGGCGGAATTTGCGCCGTACGTTCCGATCGAAGAAGCGCTGCAAGCGGATGTGGTCATGATGCTGCGCGTCCAACTGGAACGGCATGAACGCGGTTTGATTGGTTCGGCGGAACATTACAGGAAACAATATGGTTTAACGGAAGAGCGGGCGGCCAGGTTAAAGCCGCACACAATCATTATGCACCCTGCGCCGGTGAATCGGAATGTGGAAATCGACGATGCGGTGGTCGAATGCCCGCAATCACGCATTTTCACGCAGGTGGCAAACGGTGTACCGGTGCGCATGGCGGTTATCGAACGCGCATTGGTATAA